One Leptospira saintgironsiae DNA window includes the following coding sequences:
- a CDS encoding AraC family transcriptional regulator: MDILSEILTNAGWKADLLARTSLYKPWGFRFPCEKSGGFHILSQGSCYARIKGKLIHLEKGDILFVAKGLDHDLVYSPDDKVVHISKFMEMSEKQKKSEKLPLTTFVSVRYEVPETAQHPFFLELPDYILVKSSDVLAHHPLNTTQVLISQELDSGIGSDLILQRLTDILLYYVIRHWLEIHPSSSPGWRSAFKDEKILRALEALHRKLSYPWTLEKLSRSVGVSRASIANRFRDVLGCTPMDYLAKLRMDKGKVLMAEENFTLEEIARNVGYSSAFAFSKAYKRIHGLSPRNSEQERLGA; the protein is encoded by the coding sequence ATGGATATTCTTTCGGAAATATTGACAAACGCAGGTTGGAAGGCGGATCTTCTCGCCAGGACTTCTTTGTATAAGCCTTGGGGATTTCGTTTTCCTTGTGAAAAGAGCGGGGGATTCCATATTCTTTCCCAAGGTTCCTGTTATGCAAGGATCAAGGGAAAACTGATCCATTTAGAAAAAGGAGATATTCTATTCGTAGCAAAAGGTCTGGATCACGATCTCGTATATTCTCCTGATGATAAGGTCGTACATATTTCCAAGTTTATGGAAATGTCCGAAAAACAAAAGAAGTCTGAAAAACTTCCTCTAACCACATTTGTTTCAGTTCGTTACGAGGTTCCTGAAACAGCACAGCATCCATTCTTCTTGGAACTTCCTGATTATATTTTAGTAAAGTCATCCGATGTTTTGGCACATCATCCGTTAAACACCACTCAAGTATTGATCTCTCAAGAATTGGATTCAGGTATCGGTTCCGATCTGATATTGCAAAGATTAACCGATATTCTTCTCTATTACGTAATCCGTCACTGGTTGGAGATCCATCCTTCTTCTTCTCCCGGTTGGAGAAGTGCTTTTAAAGATGAGAAGATCTTAAGAGCGTTAGAGGCGTTACATAGAAAACTTTCTTATCCTTGGACCTTGGAAAAATTATCCAGATCGGTCGGTGTTTCTCGCGCATCTATTGCAAATCGATTCAGAGATGTTCTAGGATGTACTCCTATGGATTATTTGGCAAAATTAAGAATGGATAAGGGAAAAGTTTTGATGGCAGAAGAAAATTTTACCTTGGAAGAGATTGCAAGGAATGTGGGTTATTCTTCTGCGTTTGCTTTTTCGAAAGCTTACAAAAGAATACATGGTCTTTCTCCTAGAAATTCAGAGCAGGAAAGATTGGGAGCTTAG
- a CDS encoding NmrA family NAD(P)-binding protein, whose translation MKIFVYGGAGQISSSVISKLLDLGHEVYAGTRNPDSGKKPPGLTWVFADATQPTKGLEVLEKVERAFFISPPGYTDQYSVLNPWFEKAKSSSLKKVVLMSAMGVDFAPPEAPFRKLEISLENSGVPYTILRPNWFMQNFQTYWLSGILKDKKISFPAGNAKTSFIHTDDISSSVVSALLNDQFNGKGITLTGKEALTHEEVAEKISKHTGLKISYADISPDTFKTGLLQAGVPEDYASFMVFIAGALKEGHSSPILNTVREITGKDPISFDEYAEQNKKVWLN comes from the coding sequence ATGAAAATTTTCGTTTATGGCGGAGCAGGACAGATCTCCAGTTCCGTAATTTCAAAACTATTGGATTTGGGTCATGAAGTATATGCAGGCACAAGAAATCCAGACTCAGGCAAAAAACCTCCAGGGCTAACATGGGTATTCGCAGACGCGACCCAACCTACAAAAGGATTAGAAGTTTTGGAAAAAGTGGAGAGAGCCTTCTTCATTTCTCCCCCAGGATATACGGACCAATATTCAGTATTAAACCCTTGGTTTGAAAAAGCTAAATCCTCTTCTTTAAAGAAAGTAGTTTTAATGAGTGCGATGGGAGTGGATTTTGCTCCTCCTGAAGCTCCATTTAGAAAATTAGAGATCAGTTTGGAAAACTCAGGAGTTCCTTATACTATCCTAAGACCAAATTGGTTTATGCAAAACTTCCAAACATATTGGCTTTCTGGAATATTAAAAGATAAGAAGATATCTTTCCCAGCGGGAAATGCAAAAACCAGTTTTATTCATACAGATGATATATCCTCTTCTGTGGTTTCCGCTCTCTTGAATGACCAATTCAACGGAAAAGGTATCACGTTAACTGGAAAAGAAGCTCTCACACATGAAGAAGTAGCCGAAAAAATTTCCAAACATACTGGCTTGAAAATCAGTTATGCAGATATCAGCCCAGATACATTTAAGACCGGCCTATTACAAGCGGGTGTGCCAGAAGACTATGCAAGCTTTATGGTATTCATCGCTGGAGCATTGAAAGAAGGTCATTCTTCTCCCATACTAAATACCGTTCGGGAAATTACAGGAAAAGATCCTATCTCTTTTGATGAATATGCTGAGCAAAACAAAAAGGTCTGGTTAAATTAG
- a CDS encoding SpoIIE family protein phosphatase translates to MDQFYFNFYFFGSLLACLFSIYVTFFFLSIKDRSKAAFHLGLSTLAMTIFHLAYIIAFISFDQWTIIHRWLAIPSPMMGFTQCFIFFFYFPNPRNVKFGLTVYSILYAGLAIVEATFVAITLQSDHRFNIGSNYWDFESHKFYKIFSIIILIYNFSFLASATWRAIVERGKERRWIIYIAIAYSTITIIPGILNVMSRDGSVSRKVFQHTTDIALVAGLFLVLIIYANATKERTTILSKIVAVTMATFLLAFQLVGYAILNGYETSYDTLKVQASELAAFQGKKPEGFAYLLSFDPDSKEFILEKGEKDPRFDSEDRLEIKFFNVTRKLTNLGTLNAKERWERSKVILSNSPKEFYAYSEAIKSFYHSKGESKVSDAELIDFFRFLNKKLNIIKNKFSNLPSKNDPVAVTKLLNSEEIGLQSVLEQVRKKVEKDISSGKSELEVRSSFILPLTSLREVGERMYRGARFNKADEKTPEFYLAYLVIHPQSEKIYEVGFTYKSFREYLHVPSLVMVICLLVMIVTISFGFRFFFHNAIVKPMEEVVVGLTEVNSGNLEYRLVPRVEDEIGFIARSFNRMARSIQAARKRLEQYANELEEKVKDRTKELEQTLNEVQELKQQQDADYFLTSLLIKPLGSNKANQENVKVEFLLKQKKRFTFRKHEDEIGGDLNISNHIDLQGRSYTVFLNGDAMGKSMQGAGGALVLGSVFESIIERTRVVDTIKKQSPERWLKNAFIELHKVFESFDGSMLVSSVIGLVDDELGILYYINAEHPWTVLYRDGIASFIENEFMFRKLGTTGVEGTIFIKTFQLEPGDCIFVGSDGRDDIIVGMDSDGDRIINDDEKLFLNSVEKGRGDLQEIYNVILNIGKLSDDLSLIRLSFTGNGKHTIAQDEKRQRIKELLRNARETFLNKDTQEALSYLEEAESLDSRVPEVKKNFIKLFLKLKDYQKAARYAEDYFKMNPIDSEILYVASFAARKAGQIRKALDFSERLRLREPSHIKNLINLAEIYMAVKNFDRANSILKDAIRLDPLNESISKIEELLKKYSDRFSNENGQSKES, encoded by the coding sequence ATGGATCAGTTCTATTTTAATTTTTACTTTTTCGGTTCTCTATTAGCCTGTCTTTTTTCCATCTACGTTACCTTCTTCTTTTTAAGCATCAAGGATAGAAGTAAGGCAGCATTTCACTTGGGTCTTTCCACTTTGGCGATGACCATTTTTCATTTAGCATACATTATCGCATTTATCTCTTTTGATCAATGGACAATCATACATCGTTGGCTGGCGATCCCTTCTCCTATGATGGGATTTACACAGTGTTTTATATTTTTCTTTTATTTTCCAAATCCAAGAAACGTTAAGTTTGGTTTAACTGTTTATTCTATCTTATATGCAGGGCTTGCGATTGTTGAAGCTACGTTTGTTGCGATAACTTTACAATCGGACCATCGTTTTAATATAGGTAGTAATTATTGGGATTTCGAATCTCATAAGTTCTACAAAATTTTCTCTATTATAATTTTGATATATAACTTTTCTTTTTTGGCTTCTGCCACTTGGAGAGCAATTGTAGAGAGAGGAAAAGAGAGGAGATGGATCATTTATATCGCGATCGCTTATTCTACGATTACGATCATTCCTGGTATTCTGAATGTAATGAGTAGAGACGGTTCCGTTTCTAGAAAAGTATTCCAACATACGACTGATATTGCCCTTGTAGCCGGTCTTTTTCTTGTATTGATCATTTATGCAAATGCTACTAAGGAAAGGACTACCATTTTGAGTAAGATTGTAGCTGTTACTATGGCTACTTTTCTATTAGCGTTTCAGCTGGTGGGTTATGCAATATTAAATGGATATGAAACTTCTTATGATACGTTAAAAGTGCAGGCCTCTGAGCTTGCTGCATTTCAAGGAAAGAAGCCGGAAGGTTTTGCATACCTTCTATCCTTTGATCCGGATTCCAAAGAGTTCATTTTGGAAAAAGGGGAGAAGGATCCTAGGTTTGATTCGGAAGATCGTTTAGAGATAAAATTTTTTAATGTAACCCGAAAACTTACTAATTTGGGGACATTAAATGCTAAAGAAAGATGGGAGAGATCTAAAGTCATTCTTTCCAATTCTCCGAAAGAGTTTTATGCATATTCGGAAGCGATAAAAAGTTTTTACCACTCAAAAGGAGAATCAAAAGTTTCGGATGCAGAGCTTATTGATTTCTTTCGTTTCTTAAATAAAAAATTAAATATTATAAAAAATAAATTCTCCAATCTTCCTTCCAAAAATGATCCAGTGGCAGTGACTAAACTTCTGAATTCAGAAGAGATAGGATTACAGTCAGTCCTCGAACAAGTTCGCAAAAAAGTGGAGAAGGATATTTCTTCGGGAAAATCGGAGTTAGAGGTCAGGTCTTCTTTTATTCTTCCATTAACTTCTTTAAGAGAAGTGGGAGAAAGAATGTATAGAGGAGCCAGGTTTAATAAGGCGGATGAAAAAACTCCAGAATTCTATTTAGCATATTTAGTGATCCATCCTCAAAGTGAAAAAATTTATGAAGTTGGGTTCACGTATAAATCATTCAGAGAATATCTACATGTTCCTTCTTTGGTCATGGTGATCTGTCTTTTGGTAATGATTGTTACGATCAGTTTTGGATTTAGATTCTTCTTTCATAATGCAATCGTAAAACCGATGGAGGAGGTTGTAGTAGGATTAACAGAAGTAAACTCAGGGAATTTAGAATATAGATTGGTTCCAAGGGTAGAAGATGAGATAGGTTTTATCGCAAGATCTTTTAATAGAATGGCTAGATCTATTCAGGCAGCCAGAAAAAGATTAGAACAATATGCTAATGAACTGGAAGAAAAAGTAAAAGATAGAACCAAAGAATTAGAGCAGACCTTAAATGAGGTCCAGGAATTAAAACAACAACAAGACGCGGATTATTTTTTAACTTCCCTTTTGATCAAACCTTTAGGTTCGAATAAAGCAAACCAAGAAAATGTGAAAGTTGAATTTCTTTTGAAACAAAAGAAAAGGTTCACTTTTAGGAAACATGAGGATGAGATTGGAGGAGATTTGAATATCTCCAATCATATCGATTTACAGGGGAGATCTTATACTGTATTTTTGAATGGAGATGCAATGGGTAAATCCATGCAGGGAGCAGGAGGTGCGCTGGTTTTAGGATCCGTTTTTGAATCTATCATCGAAAGAACAAGAGTAGTCGATACGATTAAAAAACAATCTCCAGAAAGATGGTTAAAGAACGCTTTTATAGAGTTGCATAAGGTGTTCGAAAGTTTTGACGGCTCCATGTTGGTCTCCTCTGTGATAGGACTCGTGGATGATGAACTTGGAATATTATACTATATTAATGCAGAACACCCGTGGACAGTTTTGTATCGGGACGGAATTGCAAGTTTTATAGAAAATGAGTTTATGTTCCGGAAATTAGGAACAACCGGTGTAGAAGGTACTATTTTTATTAAAACATTCCAATTAGAACCTGGTGATTGTATATTTGTAGGGTCTGACGGTAGGGATGATATCATCGTTGGAATGGATTCGGATGGAGATAGGATCATTAACGATGACGAAAAGTTATTTTTAAATTCTGTAGAAAAGGGAAGAGGAGATCTTCAAGAAATATATAATGTGATCTTAAATATCGGTAAATTAAGCGATGACCTTTCACTCATCCGGTTGTCTTTTACTGGAAATGGAAAACATACAATCGCTCAGGATGAGAAAAGGCAAAGGATCAAGGAATTACTCAGGAATGCAAGGGAAACCTTTTTGAATAAAGACACTCAAGAAGCACTTAGCTATTTGGAAGAAGCTGAATCTTTGGATAGCAGAGTTCCTGAAGTGAAAAAGAATTTTATAAAACTTTTCTTAAAATTGAAAGATTATCAAAAAGCCGCTAGATACGCAGAAGATTATTTTAAGATGAATCCTATAGATAGCGAGATCTTATATGTTGCTTCCTTTGCGGCGAGGAAAGCAGGCCAGATCAGAAAAGCTTTAGATTTTAGTGAACGTCTTCGCTTAAGGGAGCCTTCACATATTAAAAATCTAATAAATCTTGCAGAGATCTATATGGCAGTCAAAAATTTTGATAGAGCGAATTCAATCTTAAAGGATGCTATACGGTTGGATCCTTTAAACGAATCTATTTCGAAGATAGAAGAACTTTTGAAAAAATATTCGGATCGTTTCTCTAACGAAAATGGACAATCTAAAGAATCTTAG